From the Peromyscus leucopus breed LL Stock chromosome 8b, UCI_PerLeu_2.1, whole genome shotgun sequence genome, one window contains:
- the Prr11 gene encoding LOW QUALITY PROTEIN: proline-rich protein 11 (The sequence of the model RefSeq protein was modified relative to this genomic sequence to represent the inferred CDS: deleted 2 bases in 1 codon) — translation MPKFKQRRRKLKARAKRLFKKKEASRVQPKLSTPPPPPPPPTPERVATSSTDTPHSRSWLRRPWNFRFPSIKDAANLWTHRAWCIYSCCQTCVAQSFEVLKDAIFPSRVYHRELHSLKQQVCVLKSELCKLQETLKTISENSSYSSCCHKCCVSDKLTNVPACAPTTHEESRTALPPTLPQPASHPPPPPPPPPPPPLPPPPPPLAPLLLRKSGTAKAPQTEPLKKDGPMHITVKDLLTVKLKKTQSIEERKKLKLLPSPPEERSPLVTISDLQRVTLKPNSRVLATRVKNVLINPGKSQTDLRKLLRKVDVDRSPGGTPLVNKENMETGTGLTPVMTRALRRKFLLAHPQSPTQSLPLPTSSFDDPN, via the exons ATGCCCAAGTTCAAACAGCGAAGAAGAAAGCTAAAAGCCAGGGCCAAACGcttatttaagaagaaagaagCCTCTCGGGTCCAGCCTAAGCTATCGACACctccccctccacctccaccacccacaCCAGAAAG AGTGGCTACTTCTTCAACAGATACACCCCATAGCAGAAGCTGGCTAAGACGACCTTGGAACTTCAGATTTCCCAGCATCAAAGATGCAGCAAACCTTTGGACGCACAGAGCATGGTGCATATACAGTTGCTGTCAGacctgtgtagcccag AGTTTCGAAGTGCTGAAAGATGCCATATTCCCTTCCCGAGTCTACCACAGAGAACTTCACAGTCTGAAACAACAAGTTTGTGTTTTGAAAAGTGAATTATGCAAGCTCCAAGAAACACTGAAG ACCATCTCAGAAAATTCTTCTTATTCAAGCTGTTGTCATAAGTGTTGTGTGAGTGATAAACTCACAAACGTGCCTGCCTGTGCTCCCACAACCCATGAAGAATCCAGAACTGCACTTCCTCCCACACTGCCACAGCCAGCCAGtcatcctccccctcctcct cctccccctccccctcctccccttcctccacctccaccacccctaGCACCTTTGCTGCTCAGAAAATCTGGTACTGCTAAAGCGCCTCAG ACTGAGCCATTAAAGAAAGATGGACCTATGCACATAACTGTTAAAGATCTACTCACTGTAAAActaaaaaagacacagagtattgaagaaaggaagaag TTAAAGCTTCTACCATCACCACCAGAGGAACGAAGTCCACTGGTTACTATCTCTGACCTGCAACGTGTTACTCTGAAACCCAACTCCAGGGTGTTAGCCACACGAGTTAAAAATGTCTTAAT TAATCCTGGTAAAAGCCAGACAGATCTGCGGAAACTGCTGAGAAAGGTCGATGTAGACAG GAGCCCAGGTGGGACCCCTCttgtcaataaagaaaatatggaaacagGAACTGGACTGACTCCAGTCATGACTCGAGCCTTAAGGAGAAAGTTTCTG CTGGCTCATCCTCAAAGCCCTACTCAGTCCCTGCCACTTCCTACAAGCAGCTTTGATGACCCAAACTGA